A stretch of Acidimicrobiales bacterium DNA encodes these proteins:
- a CDS encoding FAD-binding oxidoreductase: protein MGLTDDLASVLGEGLLLGDTERAERARDTWMRSQIPISAGEPVVAPVAVCAPGTTEELAEAVRICVSHGAPMIPRGGGSGVVGGVLAAPDSVVLSTERMTGLRSFSSSDLLASFRAGTNGLEAEQRMAAEGLTIGHWPQSIELSTVGGWVATRASGQYSTAYGNIEDVVYGLEAVLADGTIYRSRDTPRAAAGPDLRHLLMGAEGTLGIVTDVTFSVREQPEPGVRQAFHFAEFADGIEAIRRVMRAGWRPPVVRLYDGRESWRHFRDQMPKGNAMLIFLHEGPPGVAPLEAAAVADICGAGGGAAAPTEAVDGWFAHRNTVPSWDELLRSGVVADTIEVAADWSRLPALYDAVVAALNGVAGVVAASAHSSHAYRSGANLYFTLAATPGDPADYAATYDACWNAALRAADDLGAGLAHHHGVGRVRREWMASEVGAGGVAMLRGVKAALDPAGLMNPGVLIP, encoded by the coding sequence ATGGGACTGACGGACGATCTGGCGAGCGTGCTGGGAGAGGGACTCCTGCTCGGCGATACGGAGCGAGCCGAACGGGCGCGCGACACGTGGATGCGATCGCAGATACCGATCTCCGCGGGCGAGCCCGTGGTGGCACCGGTGGCGGTGTGTGCCCCCGGAACCACCGAGGAACTCGCGGAGGCCGTCCGGATCTGTGTCTCCCACGGCGCGCCGATGATCCCGCGGGGCGGCGGCTCCGGTGTCGTCGGTGGCGTCCTGGCCGCGCCGGACTCGGTCGTGCTCTCCACGGAACGGATGACCGGGCTCCGCTCGTTCTCGTCGTCGGACCTCCTCGCCTCGTTCCGGGCCGGCACCAACGGCCTCGAGGCCGAGCAGCGCATGGCGGCGGAGGGACTGACGATCGGGCACTGGCCCCAGTCGATCGAGCTCTCGACCGTCGGTGGCTGGGTCGCCACCCGGGCGTCGGGCCAGTACTCGACGGCATACGGCAACATCGAGGACGTGGTCTACGGCCTCGAGGCGGTGCTGGCCGATGGCACGATCTATCGCAGTCGCGACACGCCGCGAGCGGCCGCCGGGCCGGATCTCCGGCACCTCCTCATGGGCGCCGAGGGCACCCTCGGCATCGTGACCGACGTGACCTTCTCGGTGCGCGAGCAACCGGAGCCCGGCGTCCGCCAGGCGTTCCACTTCGCCGAGTTCGCCGACGGCATCGAGGCGATCCGCCGGGTCATGCGGGCGGGTTGGCGGCCGCCGGTGGTGCGGCTCTACGACGGGCGCGAGTCCTGGCGGCACTTCCGCGACCAGATGCCCAAGGGCAACGCGATGCTGATCTTCCTGCACGAGGGCCCGCCCGGCGTCGCGCCCCTCGAAGCCGCCGCCGTGGCGGACATCTGCGGGGCAGGCGGTGGCGCCGCCGCACCCACGGAGGCCGTGGACGGCTGGTTCGCCCACCGCAACACGGTGCCGAGTTGGGACGAGCTGCTCCGGTCCGGCGTGGTCGCCGACACGATCGAGGTCGCGGCGGACTGGTCGCGGCTCCCGGCGCTCTACGACGCCGTGGTCGCGGCGTTGAACGGCGTGGCCGGCGTCGTGGCCGCATCCGCGCATTCCTCGCACGCCTACCGCAGCGGTGCCAACCTCTACTTCACGCTGGCGGCGACGCCCGGCGACCCCGCGGACTACGCGGCGACCTATGACGCGTGCTGGAACGCGGCGCTACGGGCCGCCGACGACCTCGGCGCGGGGTTGGCCCATCACCACGGCGTCGGGCGGGTCCGGCGCGAGTGGATGGCATCGGAGGTCGGGGCCGGCGGCGTCGCCATGCTGCGGGGCGTGAAGGCGGCGCTCGATCCCGCTGGTCTGATGAATCCCGGGGTGCTGATCCCGTGA